A portion of the Osmia lignaria lignaria isolate PbOS001 chromosome 15, iyOsmLign1, whole genome shotgun sequence genome contains these proteins:
- the LOC117608223 gene encoding dnaJ homolog subfamily C member 2 isoform X2, with amino-acid sequence METCTAGPLVLYSTAQAWAAQFHRSLTRTRISESSDEEDFSQYQFEDDLEYLRSLDPKAWKDQDHYAVLGLKKLRHKATEDLIKRAYKQKILKHHPDKRKALGEEIRPDDDYFTCITRAWETLGNPAKRRSYDSVDPYFNDDLPDEKDCKNNFYLVMGKAFKENARWSVKKPVPRLGGPDTPRHKVEKFYSFWYDFDSWREYSYLDEEDKENGKDRDMRKWIEKRNKAARAKRKKEEMARIRALVDMGYNMDPRIKKFQQEDKDKKTAAKKAKQEAAKARQQEEERIARDAAEKERVEKEKRDIEEKAKLDALKQEKEAQKKALRKERKALRDFCKANNYFAENSAENIRHMESIEKICELFKLVQLEEAMRKLQAEGRSAFLSLVEETEKKIEAERRAAVSSSDTRNTPEKQVKSYTAPWNESDLQLLIKAVNLFPAGTNQRWEVVANFINQHSSSSSRVTRDAKEVLAKAKDLQSTDFSKSSLKEQANKKAFDNFIAEKKAKESVEDRMPAVTERLDHPISNGVAGDQKDIKKESQPWTPAEQKLLEQALKTYPTSVPDRWDQIAACIPTRTKKECMKRYKELVELVKAKKAAQVMK; translated from the exons ATGGAAACGTGTACAGCAGGACCTCTTGTTTTGTATTCAACTGCACAAGCGTGGGCAGCTCAATTTCATCGCAGCCTTACGCGTACCAGGATATCTGAGTCGTCCGACGAAGAAGATTTTTCTCAATATCAGTTTGAGGATGATCTTGAGTACCTTAGGTCGTTGGATCCGAAGGCGTGGAAAGATCAAGATCATTATGCGGTGTTAGGCTTGAAAAAGCTCAGACACAAAGCGACCGAAGATCTTATAAAAAGGGCTT ATAAGCAAAAAATTCTCAAACATCATCCCGATAAACGTAAGGCACTGGGAGAGGAAATCCGGCCAGACGACGATTATTTTACCTGCATAACACGGGCTTGGGAAACTCTGGGCAACCCTGCAAAGAGGCGAAGTTACGACAGCGTAGATCCGTATTTTAATGACGATTTACCGGACGAGAAAGACTGTAAAAATAACTTTTACCTGGTGATGGGTAAAGCATTTAAGGAAAATGCTAGGTGGTCGGTAAAAAAGCCGGTGCCACGCTTAGGCGGACCGGACACGCCTAGACATAAAGTGGAAAAGTTTTACTCGTTCTGGTACGATTTCGATTCATGGCGCGAATACTCTTACTTGGACGAAGAAGACAAAGAAAATGGAAAGGa TCGAGATATGCGCAAGTGGATCGAGAAAAGGAACAAAGCTGCACGTGCAAAGCGGAAGAAGGAAGAAATGGCGCGCATACGTGCATTGGTCGATATGGGTTACAATATGGATCCTagaataaagaaatttcaacagGAGGACAAGGATAAGAAGACAGCGGCAAAAAAGGCGAAGCAAGAAGCTGCGAAAGCgcgacaacaagaagaggagagAATAGCTAGAGACGCTGCAGAGAAGGAGagagttgaaaaagaaaagcgtGATATCGAAGAGAAGGCAAAATTAGATGCGCTCAAGCAAGAAAAGGAAGCGCAGAAGAAAGCCCTtcgtaaagaaagaaaagcgcTGAGAGATTTTTGTAAAGCCAACAATTATTTTGCAGAAAATTCAGCTGAAAATATTAGACACATGGAGAGTATAGAGAAAATTTGCGAGCTTTTCAAGCTTGTTCAACTGGAGGAAGCCATGAGGAAGTTACAAGCCGAGGGTAGGTCAGCATTTCTTTCCCTCGTGGAAGAAACTGAAAAGAAGATCGAAGCTGAGCGTAGGGCTGCCGTTTCATCCAGCGATACGCGAAATACTCCGGAAAAGCAAGTAAAATCTTATACAGCTCCATGGAACGAAAGCGATTTACAGCTTTTGATCAAAGCTGTAAACCTGTTCCCAGCTGGTACGAATCAACGCTGGGAAGTGGTTGCCAACTTTATTAATCAGCATAGTAGTTCGTCCAGTCGTGTAACGCGCGATGCAAAGGAAGTTCTTGCTAAAGCCAAAGATTTGCAATCGACCGACTTCAGCAAGTCTAGTTTAAAGGAGCAAGCAAACAAGAAAGCTTTCGATAATTTCATCGCTGAAAAGAAAGCCAAGGAGTCGGTCGAGGATCGAATGCCAGCTGTTACAGAACGTTTGGATCATCCTATTTCGAACGGTGTCGCTGGTGACCAAAAGGACATCAAGAAGGAGTCTCAACCATGGACCCCAGCGGAACAGAAATTACTGGAACAGGCATTGAAAACTTATCCTACTAGCGTGCCCGATAGATGGGATCAGATAGCAGCCTGTATACCAACTAGAACGAAAAAAGAATGTATGAAGAGGTATAAG gaACTGGTTGAACTGGTTAAGGCAAAAAAGGCGGCACAAGTGATGAAATAA
- the LOC117608223 gene encoding dnaJ homolog subfamily C member 2 isoform X1 — translation MTNVTSEDNSATFDPISGSSTMETCTAGPLVLYSTAQAWAAQFHRSLTRTRISESSDEEDFSQYQFEDDLEYLRSLDPKAWKDQDHYAVLGLKKLRHKATEDLIKRAYKQKILKHHPDKRKALGEEIRPDDDYFTCITRAWETLGNPAKRRSYDSVDPYFNDDLPDEKDCKNNFYLVMGKAFKENARWSVKKPVPRLGGPDTPRHKVEKFYSFWYDFDSWREYSYLDEEDKENGKDRDMRKWIEKRNKAARAKRKKEEMARIRALVDMGYNMDPRIKKFQQEDKDKKTAAKKAKQEAAKARQQEEERIARDAAEKERVEKEKRDIEEKAKLDALKQEKEAQKKALRKERKALRDFCKANNYFAENSAENIRHMESIEKICELFKLVQLEEAMRKLQAEGRSAFLSLVEETEKKIEAERRAAVSSSDTRNTPEKQVKSYTAPWNESDLQLLIKAVNLFPAGTNQRWEVVANFINQHSSSSSRVTRDAKEVLAKAKDLQSTDFSKSSLKEQANKKAFDNFIAEKKAKESVEDRMPAVTERLDHPISNGVAGDQKDIKKESQPWTPAEQKLLEQALKTYPTSVPDRWDQIAACIPTRTKKECMKRYKELVELVKAKKAAQVMK, via the exons ATGACGAACGTTACGAGTGAGGATAATTCCGCTACATTCGATCCAATATCTG GTTCGTCCACGATGGAAACGTGTACAGCAGGACCTCTTGTTTTGTATTCAACTGCACAAGCGTGGGCAGCTCAATTTCATCGCAGCCTTACGCGTACCAGGATATCTGAGTCGTCCGACGAAGAAGATTTTTCTCAATATCAGTTTGAGGATGATCTTGAGTACCTTAGGTCGTTGGATCCGAAGGCGTGGAAAGATCAAGATCATTATGCGGTGTTAGGCTTGAAAAAGCTCAGACACAAAGCGACCGAAGATCTTATAAAAAGGGCTT ATAAGCAAAAAATTCTCAAACATCATCCCGATAAACGTAAGGCACTGGGAGAGGAAATCCGGCCAGACGACGATTATTTTACCTGCATAACACGGGCTTGGGAAACTCTGGGCAACCCTGCAAAGAGGCGAAGTTACGACAGCGTAGATCCGTATTTTAATGACGATTTACCGGACGAGAAAGACTGTAAAAATAACTTTTACCTGGTGATGGGTAAAGCATTTAAGGAAAATGCTAGGTGGTCGGTAAAAAAGCCGGTGCCACGCTTAGGCGGACCGGACACGCCTAGACATAAAGTGGAAAAGTTTTACTCGTTCTGGTACGATTTCGATTCATGGCGCGAATACTCTTACTTGGACGAAGAAGACAAAGAAAATGGAAAGGa TCGAGATATGCGCAAGTGGATCGAGAAAAGGAACAAAGCTGCACGTGCAAAGCGGAAGAAGGAAGAAATGGCGCGCATACGTGCATTGGTCGATATGGGTTACAATATGGATCCTagaataaagaaatttcaacagGAGGACAAGGATAAGAAGACAGCGGCAAAAAAGGCGAAGCAAGAAGCTGCGAAAGCgcgacaacaagaagaggagagAATAGCTAGAGACGCTGCAGAGAAGGAGagagttgaaaaagaaaagcgtGATATCGAAGAGAAGGCAAAATTAGATGCGCTCAAGCAAGAAAAGGAAGCGCAGAAGAAAGCCCTtcgtaaagaaagaaaagcgcTGAGAGATTTTTGTAAAGCCAACAATTATTTTGCAGAAAATTCAGCTGAAAATATTAGACACATGGAGAGTATAGAGAAAATTTGCGAGCTTTTCAAGCTTGTTCAACTGGAGGAAGCCATGAGGAAGTTACAAGCCGAGGGTAGGTCAGCATTTCTTTCCCTCGTGGAAGAAACTGAAAAGAAGATCGAAGCTGAGCGTAGGGCTGCCGTTTCATCCAGCGATACGCGAAATACTCCGGAAAAGCAAGTAAAATCTTATACAGCTCCATGGAACGAAAGCGATTTACAGCTTTTGATCAAAGCTGTAAACCTGTTCCCAGCTGGTACGAATCAACGCTGGGAAGTGGTTGCCAACTTTATTAATCAGCATAGTAGTTCGTCCAGTCGTGTAACGCGCGATGCAAAGGAAGTTCTTGCTAAAGCCAAAGATTTGCAATCGACCGACTTCAGCAAGTCTAGTTTAAAGGAGCAAGCAAACAAGAAAGCTTTCGATAATTTCATCGCTGAAAAGAAAGCCAAGGAGTCGGTCGAGGATCGAATGCCAGCTGTTACAGAACGTTTGGATCATCCTATTTCGAACGGTGTCGCTGGTGACCAAAAGGACATCAAGAAGGAGTCTCAACCATGGACCCCAGCGGAACAGAAATTACTGGAACAGGCATTGAAAACTTATCCTACTAGCGTGCCCGATAGATGGGATCAGATAGCAGCCTGTATACCAACTAGAACGAAAAAAGAATGTATGAAGAGGTATAAG gaACTGGTTGAACTGGTTAAGGCAAAAAAGGCGGCACAAGTGATGAAATAA
- the Rip11 gene encoding rab11 interacting protein has product MWSPTHVQVTVQRAKNLLTKGKHKTNDCFVTIALGKEKYQTSVKEKASKDVEWHEECELLIPEQGNTAEIVLTALHRNFLGVDEFLGTISIPLSSFDVYERPKNRWYTLGSKPGKENTKERGELEVKISFIVKAGSLTDLSLKERHKSSLGQLSTAAHSIGGSLLSIGSFEKRKGLKKLAKSIGNRVKGKSKHSLNKKEDLDEREEHKFRTRQEPGEADPGVISEDEDEFTFDDLSHKSSASSLNAPVVGSVTSSVSSGNDTHHVPSAPTNAAPSKPPRYSMSSSTTSLSKVDNIKDDEWGLKLYGKQVNNPVKRWENKQSPKIVVDEPKDERRESSPINSPSSNLKFQETPEPPSPAPRELIQSKNREEKFVSNKEKTIRDEKLKEKKEDKYNCWSPKDEKQLRKDRKKEKENKLKELNDVNNLSSERIIIGGEDAIKSTTLIKSHLPHEVLAQFEGKSREDLIELTLQLQADVTEKKKRLNDLEDYIDALLLRVIECSPRLLQNPYQSQRRLSSPGHQ; this is encoded by the exons AGACCAATGATTGTTTCGTGACAATCGCCCTTGGGAAAGAAAAATACCAAACGTCCGTGAAGGAGAAGGCCTCGAAAGACGTGGAATGGCACGAAGAATGCGAATTGCTTATTCCGGAACAAGGAAACACCGCGGAAATAGTGCTTACTGCTCTTCATCGTAACTTCTTGGGAGTTGACGAGTTTCTCGGCACGATCAGCATACCCCTTTCCAGCTTCGACGTATACGAGAGACCGAAAAATAGATG GTATACTCTTGGAAGTAAACCAGGGAAGGAGAATACGAAAGAAAGAGGTGAACTCGAAGTAAAAATAAGCTTCATCGTGAAAGCTGGCAGTTTGACCGACTTGAGCCTTAAAGAACGGCACAAGAGTTCTCTCGGTCAGTTATCTACAGCAGCTCATTCGATTGGTGGCAGTCTTCTGAGTATAGGTAGCTTCGAGAAACGTAAGGGTTTAAAAAAGTTGGCAAAGTCAATTGGGAATCGTGTAAAGGGGAAAAGCAAGCACAGTTTGAACAAAAAGGAAGACCTCGACGAAAGGGAGGAACACAAATTCAGGACGCGACAAGAACCTGGTGAGGCTGATCCTGGTGTGATCAGCGAGGATGAAGATGAATTTACG TTCGATGATCTGTCTCATAAGAGTTCGGCATCGTCTCTGAACGCGCCGGTAGTAGGTTCGGTAACTTCGAGTGTCTCTTCCGGTAACGACACGCATCATGTACCATCTGCACCGACAAATGCAGCCCCTAGTAAACCGCCACGATACTCAATGAGCTCTTCCACCACCTCTTTATCCAAAGTTGATAACATTAAAGATGATGAATGGGGTCTTAAGCTTTACGGAAAGCAAGTGAATAATCCTGTTAAAAG GTGGGAAAATAAACAAAGTCCAAAGATTGTAGTAGACGAGCCAAAGGATGAACGTCGCGAATCATCGCCTATAAATTCACCCTCgtcgaatttgaaatttcaagaaaCTCCGGAACCTCCTAGCCCAGCACCGCGTGAACTTATACAGAGCAAAAACAGGGAAGAAAAGTTTGTTTCCAACAAAGAAAAAACTATaagagatgaaaaattaaaggagaaaaaggagGACAAATATAATTGTTGGAGTCCTAAAGATGAAAAGCAATTGAGAAAGgatagaaaaaaagagaaagaaaataaactGAAAGAATTGaacgacgttaataatttgtcttCGGAAAGGATTATCATCGGAGGCGAAGATGCGATTAAGAGTACGACGCTAATCAAGAGTCACCTACCGCACGAAGTTCTTGCTCAGTTCGAAGGAAAATCAAGAGAG GATCTCATAGAATTAACGCTGCAGTTACAAGCGGATGTaacagaaaagaagaaacgcCTAAATGACTTGGAAGATTATATAGATGCGCTGTTGTTACGAGTAATTGAATGCTCGCCGCGCCTACTGCAAAACCCCTACCAGTCACAGAGACGTTTGTCATCACCCGGGCATCAATAG